GGCTAATGGAAAGAAGAAGAGCGTTCCGACAAACGCTTGAACAGCGGTCAGGAAGAGGGCGGAGAATCGTTGGCTGAGGTAACGCACCGAGATGGCGTACCATGTTCCGCAGACCATCGCGCAAAATTCTAAGAAATTTCCTAAAAGGGGATTGCTCGCGTGTTCACTGCTTTGTGCGCCAAGGCTCAGCCAAACAGCTCCTGCTACGGCTAAAATGGAGCCTACGACGATGCGTTTGCTCAGGTACTCTTTGAGCACAAAACTTGCCGCGATTGCTGTCATGAGTGGCATCATAGAGGTGATCATGCCTGCTTGGGAGGCGGTGGTGAGTTGCAAGGCTTTGGCTTCAAAAATGAAGTAGAGACAAGGTTCAAAAAACGTCAAGAGTAAGATGTACTTCACATCTCTTTTTGTAAATTCAAGTTTGGAAAATTGCTTGATAAAATAGACAAAACAGAGGCTCGCAATTACCATACGACCGAACATTGCGCTCATGGGTCCAAGGATGCCAAGGACGGCTTTGAGGGCAATAAAAGAGCTTGCCCAGGTGAGCATAGCGATAAGTAAAAATACAATGCCTATCAAATCGATGCGTTCTTGCTTCATTCCGTAATCTCTTTATGAAAAATTGTGTGCCATTGTATCTTTTGTTTGCTAAAACGAGTGGTATAGTGTACAATGAAGCCATGGAACTCTTTAACGTACGCAATCTCATTCTTATCATTCTGCTTATCGTTGGCATCAACTATTACAGGAGCACGCAAGAGATCAATGCTCAAAGCCTCTCGTTGCCGCTTGATACCAAAATCCTTGCCTTTGGCGATAGCCTTACCTACGGTTATGGTGTCACGCGTGATAAAAATTACCCAACGGTTTTAGGCGATCTTTTACATGTAAACGTTATCAATGAAGGGGTGAATGGAGAGCTTAGCGAGCAAGGTCTCGCACGACTCGCCTCTGTTTTAGCACGCCACAAGCCTGACATCTTGGTGTTGTGTCATGGAGGGAATGATATTTTACGCAAAAAAGATTTGACGCAAACCCAAAATAATCTTTCTCAAATGGTTAAAATGGCAAAAGAGAAGGGCGTTTATGTTCTTTTAGTGGGCGTGCCGACCTTTGACATCTTAACGTTTAACGTGCCTTCGTTTTACTATGAAGTCGCGAAAGAAAATGGCATCGAGATAGAAGATAGCAGTCTTAAAAAGATCATGGACGGTGAAAATCTCAAATCCGACCAAGTCCATCCCAATGCTGAAGGCTACGAGCTAATGGCGAAAAACATCGCTAAAATACTCAGCGAAGAGTACCACCCATCAGCGAAATCGTTTTAAAATCCCTTTTAAATACTCCTCTGCCAATGTTACGATCTCCTCATCTGTAAGGGTGATCGGCTCGGTTTGAGAGGGGATGTTATTGAGAAGTACCGCCATTTGGGTACAAGTTTTAAACAGCTCTTCAGGACTCATCGAGATCATTACATGTAAAACATCGTTGGGAAGATTTCTGGGTTCAAGTTGGTGCAGGGCGGTAAGATTGGCTAAAAAAGTTTCGATCGTCGGATGCAAAAGTCTTTCCTTATTTTTTGTGTGCAATTATGCCACATTCTTCGTTGATCTTTCCACTTATTCTTTACATGTAAGCATTTTTTGGCTCGCTTAGCGTTACAATCAAAGCTACTCACCTTAAGGGGCTTGGCATGAGCATGCACGATTTAGAGGCGTTTTTGCGCTCCATTCATCCATTTCAACTGCTTTCAAAAGCCGAGATGGCTAAAGCCATTGGTGCGATGAACATTGCCTACTACAAAAAAGAGACCCTGCTTCTCTCACCTTCAAAACCTGCTGAGTTTTTGTACATCATCATCAAAGGTGAAGTGGGCGAGTTTCATGAAGAGGAGCTCCTTAAAGTCTACAGCAAATCCAACTCGTTTGACGCGGACGCGCTCATCTACGCCAAAAGCGAAAACAGTTTTAAAGTGCTCGAAGAGCTCATCTGTTACGAGCTTAAAAAAGAGGATTTTCTCTCTCTTTTGGACTCCAATAAAACGTTTAAAGCCTACTTCATTCAAGACCTTGCCAATAAAATTCAATCTGCCAAAGCCAAAGAGTACACGACAGAGCTTTCAGGCTTTATGATGGCGCGCGTGCAGGACAGCTATTTGCATGAGCCGACTATCGTTGAGAAGGAGTGTTCCATCATGGAAGCACTGCGCCAAATGGAGGCAAAAAAGAGCAGTTGTATCATCGTACGAAGTGGCGAAGGGTACGAGTATGGCATCGTCACCGACAGTGTCGTGCGCCGCCATGTGCTCTTTAACGAATACGATAAACACGCCGCCATCGGTCCCATAGCGCTTCATCCCATCATCACCATCGAGGCGGATGACTACCTTTTTAACGCGCTTCTCTCTTTTACAAAGCACTCCATCAAACGTATTGTTGTGACGCGCGATGGCGAGATTATCGGCATTTTAGAGCAACTCGACCTTCTCAGCTACTTTGCCAATCACACCTATCTGGTCGCTGTTCAGATTCGCAAAGCGACCACGATTGACGAGCTCAAACAAGCCAGCAGTGATCTCATTAGCATCGTGCACAAGTTACATGTAAAAGGCACAAAGGTTGATTATATTGCAAAATTGATCTCGGAAATTAACGAGAAAATCTATGAAAAACTCTACGCGATGATCGTCCCAGAGGAGCTTGCTACCAAAGCATGTTTGATCGTCATGGGCAGTGAAGGGCGCAAAGAACAGCTGCTCAAAACCGACCAAGACAATGCGCTTATCATCGATGATGCCATGGATGAAAGCCTGTACATTCCTTACATGCAACGCTTCACGGCAACGCTCATCGCCTTTGGTTTTCCGCGCTGTGAGGGAAACATCATGGTTTCAAATCCCTATTGGTGTAAGCATAAAAGCGCTTACCATAAGGAGATCGTGCGGTGGTTTGATGCTCCTAGCATGGAAGATGTGATGAACCTTGCGATCTTTTTTGACGCGATTCCTGTGGCGGGAAATGCGTCGATGTTGCGCAGTCTCAAAGCAGAAGTCTTTGAGTACGTCGAAGAGCAGAGTCCTTTTTTAGCCAACTTTGCCAAAGCTGCAACGGCGTTTGAAACGCCCATCGGCATTTTCACCAATTTGATCGCGCAGAACAATAAAATCGATGTCAAAAAAGGGGGCATTTTCCCCATCGTTCAAGGCATCCGAGCTCTCGCGTTGGAGCATAAAATTGAGCCGACCGACACGGTAACGCGCATCAAAAAGCTTGCCAAACTCGACATCATCGACGCCGATTTTGCAGGTGCTCTCATCGAAGCGCTCGATACCCTGCTGAATTTACGCCTCAAAGAGCGCTTGGCACGTGGCGAAGAAAAAGGACTCGATAACTTCGTGAACATCGAAAATCTCAACCAATTAGAGCTAGAACTGCTCAAAGACAGCTTCAAAATCGTCAATAAATTTAAGAAATTTTTGACGCACCATTTTAAACTCTCGATGGTCATCTAAGATGTTGAGCTCTTTTTTTGCCAAACGAAACGCTAAAAAACTCAAAGACGAGCAGTACCGTTTTTTATTTGAAGAAGCGCCCGAAGATGAAGTCGTGGTGTTCGACACCGAAACGACAGGGCTAAGCCCCAAAAACGACGAGATTCTCTCCATCGGCGCGGTGAAAATCAAAGGCAATAAAATCCTGATGTCCGAAAAGTTTGAGCTCTTCATCAAACCCAGCCGCGAGATCACGGAGAAGAGCATCAAAATCCATCAAATTCGCAATGTCGACTTGCAAAATGGCATCGCCCCACACGAAGCGATTGTCCAGTTTTTGCACTTCATCGGCTCACGCCCACTGGTCGGCTACTACCTTGAGTTTGACATCAAAATGATGAACACCTACGTCAAACCCTGGCTTGGCATCAACCTCCCCAATCCCCAAATCGAAGTGTCAGGACTCTACCACGATAAAAAAATTAAGTTCATTCCCGATGGCGTGATAGACCTGCGTTTTGATGTGATGATGAAAGAGTTGGGCTTGCCAATCTTCGGGAAGCATGACGCGCTGAATGACGCGGTGATGACGGCGATGATGTATATTAAATTGCAGAATGTTGAGAGGGTGTAGAGAAGCTTTTTTGCTTTACATGTAAACGCTATCTACAATTCTATCTTGATAATTTTCTATTATGTTAAATTTGAAAGCCAATTAGCCGTTCTTTGCATTAAATTCTTACATTCACCTGTGTATCCAAATATCAGTGTTTTCAAAAACTGATAGATGAAATAACAAATATAAAGAGCAAGAGCTAAAAGACTTCCTTCAAAAACCCAAATAAAATAAGATGGAAAAGCCAGTAATTTTGCTAAACCATAAACAAAGCTATTAAGGATCATTAAACCAATGAGTAGCCAACATACGAATCGTAATTCACACTTTAAAAATAACCACATTTAAATCCTCCATTTTAAGATTTTTATTTGGCTTTACATGTATATATTGAATTGTAGTTAGTCGTGACTTAAAAGATAATAGACCACGAGAGGAAAACTCCCCTCATGGCAAACGTTTAACGCGCTAAATGCACCGCTTTTATCATGTTAGTCAGTGCAGCTTTAGTCTCACTCCAGCCTCTGGTTTTAAGCCCGCAATCGGGGTTGATCCAGAGTTGCTCTTTGGGGAGCACTTGCAAGAACGCTTTGATCTGCTCGCTCATCTCTTCCACGCTGGGTACGCGCGGCGAATGGATGTCGTAGACGCCTGGTCCTATTTGCGCTTTGTAGTTTGCTTTTTGGAAAACTTTGAGCAGTTTATTGCCACTGCGTGAGGTCTCGATAGTGATGACATCGGCGTCCATTCGCTCTATCGTGTCGATGATGTCGTTGAAGTTGCTGTAACACATGTGTGTGTGAATTTGGGTTTGATCCCATGCGGTACCCACGGAAGCTTTAAAGCTCTCGACCGCCCATTTTTCATACGCTTTGATCTTCTCCGCGCGTAATGGATAACCCTCTTTGAACGCCGCTTCATCGACTTGGATGATCTTGATGTCATGACGTTGAAGCTCATCGACCTCTTCAGCGATGGCGGTGGCGACTTCGTAGGCGACCTCACTTTTAGGAATGTCATCGCGCACAAACGACCAGTTCAGAATCGTCACAGGTCCTGTAAGCATGCCCTTCATTGGCTTGTCGGTTAAACTTTGCGCGTAAACCGTCCAGTCAACGCTGAGGGGTTGTTTGCGACTCACGTGTCCGTATAAAAGCGGTGGCTTAACGCAACGGCTTCCGTAGCTTTGCACCCAACCATTTTGGCTGAATGCAAAACCCTCTAGCAGTTCGCCAAAATACTCAACCATATCGTTACGCTCGAATTCGCCATGTACCAAAACATCCAGCCCTAATTCTTCTTGGAACTCAACGCACTCTTTGATGGACGCTTTCAACGAAGTTTCATAAGCTTCTCGTGTAATCTCACCTTTTTTATAAGCATTGCGAACCGCTCGGGTCTCTTTGGTTTGCGGAAATGAGCCGATGGTGGTGGTCGGGAAAAGTGGCAAATTCAGCGCTTTTTGTTGCAAAGCAAAACGGGTGGCATACGCTGATCTGGTATAGAAAATGCCACTGCTTTTAACCGACGGTGCTTTTTGAGTGCATGCGCTTATCTCAGGTTTTTCTCTTTTCTCCCAAAGCGTGTTGATCTGCTCTAACTCTTCGAGTTTTTCAAGTGCAAAACTCAGGCGACTTTTGACTTCGGGTGCCAATTTTTCTTCAAACTTAGTTGAAAAAGGTACATGTAAAAGCGAGCATGAGGTGGAGAGGATGATGTTTTTTGCATCCACTTTTTCGCTTATTTTCTCTAGCAATGCGTACGTTTTGAAAGCATCGTTTTTCCACACATTGCGTCCATCGATGAGCCCAGCGATAAGCATTTTATCGTTTACATGTAAAAGCGCTTCAAGGTTCTCTTCGCCATAGACAAAATCAAGCCCTATCGCCCAAATAGGGCAATTTCCCAAGATTTCCACTGCTTCATTGGCTCGATCAAAGTACGTTATAACCGCGATCTTAAGATGGCGACTTACCGTTCCTAAACGCTCATACGCGATTCTAAGAAGGCTTAAAAATTTTGGCTCCAATGTTTTGGCAAAGAGTGGTTCATCGAACTGAACGATAATGTTTTCACCCAAACTTGAAATGGCTTGGAGCACTTTAGCGTACGCTTCCACGACATCATCAAAGAAGCCAAACAGATCACTTCCATCAACGGGGTTACAAAGCGCTAAAAAAGTCAATGGTCCAATAAGATTGATCTTAGGATCGATCCCAAGCGCTTTGGCTTCAATGTACTCATCGACGATTTTGGAAATGTCGACTTTGAACGCCATGTGTGCGTGAATCTCAGGAACGATGTAATGGTAATTGGTGTTAAACCACTTGGTCATCTCCATGGCGGAACGTTGCGCATCGCCCCTTGCCATCGCAAAATAGCGTTCGGTTTTATCTTCGATGCCTTGGAAGCGAGGAGGGATGGCGCCAAGCATTACCGCCGTGTCGAGCATTGTGTCGTACAGACTAAAGTCATTGCACGAAATAAAATCAACATGACGCTCTTTTTGGTAGTTCCAATGGCGCTCTCTGAGCGTTTTTGCAACTCTTTTTACCGTTTCAAAATCAGAATTCCCCGCCCAATACGCCTCTAGCGCAAATTTGAGCTCACGTTTTTCCCCAATGCGAGGAAAGCCCGTAACGTAGGTTTGTGACATAGTTATTTTCCTTAGTATCTTTACACCTCAAAAAAGCACTGCTTTTTGAGAAAATTAAGCCAGCTTCAATGCGTGGCAAAGCTCGTTGTTTAATGGTTGAAAGAAAGGAAAAAGTGGCGGATGGATGCCTGTTCGGCGGAAGCTAAAGTAGCGGCAATGGCAGTTGCATTTACGTCTTTTTTTGGCACGTTTGATGGCGGAGTGGGCGCGCTTTGCGAACAGTCGACTGCATTTACAAAGACGAGGGCGATACGTTGAGACAAATCCAAGAAGGGCAGAAGCGAGTGGCGGCGGATCGTCTTCAATCTCTTCAGGAGCGCAGGTATCAGCAAAGAGTCGAGCGGTGTGCAATAGGCGTGCGTGTTGGCGTTTGGTTTTGTATTCGATGGTCGAAGCTTGAATGGAAGCGAGCCTAAAGTAGCCCTTTTTGCCAAAGCCCAGAGGCAGTCTCACGTGATCCACGTCCTTGTACTATGATGGCGGCATTATAGCATAATAGACTTCTTGCATAATCTAATGCAATGGCATTGTTCTCACAAGAGACAATAGCGAGGCACATTTTTGAGTCATAGCTAAAGCTATGGCGATGAAATGTAACGAAGGCTAGTGTTTCTTGTGAGAACAACCCTACGGGCAAGTGTGAAAAGAAAATTCTAACTTCGTTAAAAAATCTCACCTTGCAATAAGCAAGGCTTCAATTTTTTGCCTTGTTATAACTTCTTTTGACACTTGTGCCACTGCATTAGGTTATGCAAGAAGTCTAATAGTTTACATGTAAAAACTATTTACCAAAGTTAGGTAAAATAATACAACGAATTTTTCAAGGAGCATGTCCATGGAAGTGGTAAAAACCGTTGTATTATTGACCTTAATGAGCGTGTTGTTTGTCTGGGTTGGTGGCATGATGGGTGGAACGCAGGGGATGATGATCGCGCTTGTATTGGCAGGTGTGATGAACTTTGTGAGCTATTTTTACTCCGACACATTGGTGCTTCGTCACTACAATGCGGTGCCTGTAACACGTGAAGCTGCCAATGGACTTTACATCATCGTTGAGCGTTTAAGTCAAAAAGCCAATCTGCCTCTGCCTCAAATCTACATCATCCCTGATTCCGTTCCAAATGCCTTTGCAACAGGGCGCAATCCCTCGCATGCGGCCGTTGCCGTTACCGAAGGGCTTTTGCAACTTTTGGACGATGAAGAAGTCGAAGCCGTTTTAGCGCATGAGCTGAGTCACGTGAGACATTACGATATTTTAGTCGGAACCATTGCGGCGACTATCGCAGGCGCCATTGGCGTGATTGCCAATATGATGCAATTTGGCGCGATGTTTGGAGGGAGCAGGGAAAACAGACCCAATCCTATCGTGATGATTGCTCTTGCGATCATCTTACCACTTGCTGCTGCGGTCATTCAGATGGCAATCAGTCGCAACCGTGAATACATGGCAGATGAAGGCTCGGCGCGCTTGACAGCGCATCCTGAGTGGTTGCAAAGTGCGCTTGCAAAGCTTTCAAGCTACAACGCGCAAGGGATGGTGCATGAGGCAACGCCTGAGAGTGCACATATGTTTATCATCAACCCTTTTGCGGGTAAACATATCTCCTTTGCGTCACTTTTTTCGACGCATCCGTCCACGGAAGATCGGATTGCAAGGTTAGAAGAGTTAAAATTCGAGATAAAATAATTTACATGTAAAGGTTGAAAATGAAAAAATCACTGAGTGAAATTCCAAGTACACCGCTTCAAGCAGGCGAGGGTGCGAGTATGCAGATGCTCATCTCTCCAGAAATTGCACCTCATTTTGCGATGCGCAAATTTGTCATTAAAAAAGAGGGACACATGCCCTTTCATACCAATACGGTCGAGCATGAGCAGTATATTTTAAAAGGCAAAGCGCGCGTTCAATTGGGTGACGAGAGTTTTATCGCAGTCAAAGATGACATCATCTTTGTTCCAGCGGGTGTTCCGCATTCATACCAAGTGATCGGCGATGAAGATTATGAATTTTTATGTTTAGTTCCCAATCACGAGGATACGATTGAGATGGTGAAAGCCACACCACGCGTAGAGTGTGGTTGTTAAGTAAGAAGCCTTTTTAAGGCTTCTTACGCACGGCGTAGTTGTCCTAAATAAGCATACCCTTCTTCCCATGACCCAATGTCACTAAAGCTGTTGATATGACCTTTATCGCCGACATTGACCAACGCACTTCCCCATGCTTTGGCTAAGCCTTGCGCATAACTAAGACTCGCGTAAGGATCGTTGGTGCTGGCAATGATGATACTTGGAAAATCAAACAAGCCCATTGGTGTGGTTTCAAATCCTTCGACATTGCTTGGAAAAACGTCTGAGTTTGGATCGGGTGGGGCGACAAGAAGCGCTCCTTTGATGGACGAGTGCATTTTTTGCGCGTCCCAATGGGCGATCACTAAGCATGCAAGGCTGTGCGCAACAAGGACAACCTCTTCGCCTGCTTGGGCGACTTCTTCTTCAAGTTTTTCGATCCACTCTTTGCAAATGGGATGATCCCAATCCCTTTGAATTACACGTTTAAAGTCAGGATTTTCTCTCTCCCAAAACGTTTGCCAATGCTCGTCCCCTGAGCCTTGATACCCTGGTAATATAAGCACAGATGTTGCCATAAATCCCTCATTTGATCAAATTAAAGAACTATTGTAGTCTAGCCTCACTTAATTAAGAGCGAGTAGGCTATGATAATGGCAAAAAATAAGGAGTTTTCATGCGCATTTTTGCTCAACAAACGGCGATGTTACTCGTGGATGTTCAAGAGCGTCTTTTTGGGCATATTGAGGGGCACGATGAACTTGAAAAGCATCTGTTGGTACTGCTTCAAGGGCTTCAAAGCTTAGACATTCCCATTGTCTGCAATCAGCAATACACCAAAGGATTGGGTGAGACGATACAGAGTATTCGCTTACTTTTAGGCGACGTTGAGATTTATGAAAAACGTACCTTTAGCTGTTGCCAAAATCCAGACGTGATGGAAGCGCTTAAAGCCTTACATGTAAAGCGTGTCATCGTCGCAGGCGTGGAGAGCCATGTGTGCATTTTGCAAAGCGTGTTGGATCTGTTAGACGCAGGATTTGAAGTCATCGTCTGTGCCGATGCTCTCGGTTCGCGCAAAGCAAAAGACCATGAACTGGCACTCTTACGAATGACTCAAGAAGGAGCACGTGTTGGCTCAGTGGAATCACTGCTGTTTGAGCTTTTACGCAGTGCCGATCATGCGCAGTTTAAGACGATTAGCAACTTAGTCAAAGCGCTCTAAACGTTTTACATGTAAAGAAGTTTAGGACTTCTTTACATAGTATGAGAGACGATGGTCGGTGTGTTTTGTAAAATAATTATTGTCAGGAATGATGTCCGCATGCCCTAAAAAGAGCTTGCCTTCAGGTTTGAGAAGCGTGGCAAAACGCTCGATGGTTTTGAGGCGAAAATCGTCATCAAAGTAGATCAGCATATTACGTGAAAAGATGATGTCAAATTTCCCTAAAGAGAGAAATTCGTGCTCAAAGATATTGACTTTAGTGAACGAAACAGAGCTGAAATACTCTTTTTTAACACTAAAATAGCGCTCTTCTTGTGTGAAAAATTTCTCTTTCAAGCGTGCTTCTAATTTATGCAAAGAGCGCTCGGAGAAGAGCCCTTTTTGCGCTTTTTCGATCGCTTCAGAGTTGATGTCAATGCCCGTGATGCTAAAATCTCTTGGCTCTCGTTTACGCTCTTGCATCATCATGGAAAGAGAATATACCTCTTCTCCCGAAGCGCAAGGAGCGCAGAGAATCTTGACATTGGGAATGGCAAGGGCAAAATTAACTGCCATGTCGAGTTGTGCCTCTTCACGGTAGAAGTAGGTTTCATTGACCGTCACAAGATCGATCAAATCTTGCCTAAGGCCTTTATCGCTTTGCAACGCTTCAAAGAGTTTACGAAAACTGTAAATCTCTTTGCGTTCGCAAAAAAGGCGAAGTTTGGTTTCGATGACGCTGTTTTTCGCAAACAGATCCACACCAATCTCACGTTTGATGTAATGCAGTAGATCGTGGAGTCCAAAGGTATTGAACTCTTTTGGGGCTGAAACTTCGTGTTTCTGTGCAATTTCAGGCTCTTTTTTCTTGTTAAAAAACCACATCAAGACGCTCCAAAGGTTTTAATAATTTGTACGATTTCATCCAAGGCAAACGAAGTGATATTAGGATTAATCTCCACCGCGCGCTTTGGCATGCCATAAACTATAGCACTTTTTTCACTCTCTGCGATACATTGTGCGCCATGTTTTTGCAATTCGCTCAGTCCATTGGCACCATCGTGCCCAATTCCCGTAAGCAGCACCGCTAAAATCTCAGCGTGACCAATGCACTCAACTGCCGAAGAGAAGAGCGAATCAATGCTTGGATTGTACGGGGTTTCACCCTCATCCATGGGCTCAATGCGCGTGCAATCGGCTTGCTTTAGACGGCAATTTTGAGGACAGATGTAGACATGCGACGCGTGCAAGTTCATTCGCGCATCCACAGCATGGACGGGCAGGTGTAACTCATTTTGAAATTGACTGATAAAGCTTGGAATAAAGGTTGCATTCATGTGTTGCGCAATAATAATTGACCCATTGTACGTTGCAGGAATCACCGATAAAATCTTTTTTAAATGACCAGGGCCTCCGGTGGAGGCTCCGATCAACACAATTTTAGGTTTCATTGATCTCCACGTTTAGTGTCATCAATCATCCAGTAAAGGTTCATACGAACCCCTGCGCCACTGGCACCAAACTGGTTGTATCCCCACGCTTTTTCAATGTAAGCAGGTCCTGCGATGTCAAGATGAAGCCATTTGTCTTTATGTGCTTCTTCGATGAAATTATCTAAAAACAGACCCGCGGTGATAGCGCCACCGTAGCGACTGGAGCTAATGTTGGACATGTCAGCAACCGAGCTTTTGAGAAGCTTTTTAAGGTATTTGTTAAACGGAAGGGAACCACTTAGTTCGCCACTCGCCGTTGAGGCTTTGAGCATCGAGTGTTTTAGCTCACTGCTATGCCCCATAATGCCTGTGGTAAACTCACCCAATGCCACCACGCACGCACCTGTGAGCGTTGCCATATCGACCAAAAGATCGGGGCCAAGCTCTTGGGCATAACATAAGCAATCCGCGAGCACCAAACGTCCCTCAGCATCGGTGTTACGTACTTCGATGGTTTTACCGTTTTTTGCCACTAAAACATCATCGGGTTTATAGGCATTGCCTCCGATCATATTTTCCGTTGCGCCAATGATCGCATGAATTTCATACGGAAGCGCTAAGGTTGCTGCACCTTTTAAGATCGCCATAACCGCAGCAGCGCCACTTTTATCGGCTTTCATCGTGACCATATGTTCACTCGGTTTGAGGCTCAGTCCACCGCTATCATACGTTAATCCTTTGCCCACATAGACCAGACGTTTTTTAGCATTTTCAGGTTTGTAGGTCAGATGAATTAAGCGAGGCGGATGCACGCTTGCACGGTTGACGGCAAGGAACGCATTCATGCCTTGCTCTTTTAAAAAGGTCTCATCCATCACTTTACATGTAACGTTGGGAATCGAGGCCAAGGTTTGTGCAACATCGGCAAGAGCGATGGGTGTCATCTCTTCAGGGGTTGCGTTGACGATGGCTTTGGCAAAGTTGGTCGCTTCTGCAATCGCAGTGGCGACACGAAGCGCCTCAGTCGCTGTTTGCATGGAAACATCCACGCGACTGTAATCTTCCAAGCAGATGATAATTTTTTCGATCGAAGAAGACTCTTTTTTACTTTTGTAGGTATCAAACGTGTAGCTTCCAAGGATAAACCCTTCCACCAACGCTTTGATATTTAAGCCTGGGCAATCGTTCGAATAAGTTCCAATGCAGAGGCTTCTCAGTTTCGTTTTTTTGAGCGCGTCCAACGCTTTCGCCGCGGCGAGACGAATCTCATCGGCATCGAGTGAGTCGCATCCGACGTAGAGTGTTTTACTCTCTGCCACAAAAAGGCTCTCTTCACTCTCTCCTTTAAAGCCTAAAAGTGTTAGAGTCTCTTTATCGCTGATGGACGCGTGGTCTAAATTTTTATCGATAACAAGGACGATTTTGGCGTCGGCTTGTGTTTCACTGATTTTCTGATTGTTGAGGTGTATTTGCATGTTTTTCCTTAAATGTCTTGTCGGTAACTTTGTGAAAATAGTACGAGATTCCTCCACCAATAATAGCTGCTAGTGGAAGCGCAAAATACCAATGCTCTTTTGCCCAGTGAATAACGATGAGAATTTCCTGACCAAAGTACCATGTCGGTACAATGGTGAGGGCTGCCCAAAACCACGCTGAGATGAGATTGATACAGGCGAACATCTTTCCGCTGTAGCGGGTGAGTCCTATGGAGATAGGAATAACGGTGCGAAGACCGTAGAGATAGCGTTGAATAAAGATAATCGGCCAGCCGTATCGTTTGAGTAAAAGATGCGCAAGAGCAAGTTTACGGCGTTGTCCGCGAAGTTTTTTATAGACGAATTTTTTATTGAAACGACCGATGTAAAAATAGACTTGATCGCCTGCAAAACCACCCAGCCCTGCGACGAAAATCGCAAGAAAAAGATTCATATCGCCTGTGTGGGTGAGAAGCCCTGCCATCACCAGACCCATCTCGCCCTCTAACATTCCCCAGAAGAAGAGAATGATATAGCCGTACTCTTTCATCAAATAGAGAAATTTATTCTCCAACCCTTCCACGGGTGCCATGTACAAAACATAGCCTAGAACAGAGAGAATAACGATCATAAAAAGAGCGAAAAGT
Above is a genomic segment from Sulfurospirillum halorespirans DSM 13726 containing:
- the htpX gene encoding zinc metalloprotease HtpX, with protein sequence MEVVKTVVLLTLMSVLFVWVGGMMGGTQGMMIALVLAGVMNFVSYFYSDTLVLRHYNAVPVTREAANGLYIIVERLSQKANLPLPQIYIIPDSVPNAFATGRNPSHAAVAVTEGLLQLLDDEEVEAVLAHELSHVRHYDILVGTIAATIAGAIGVIANMMQFGAMFGGSRENRPNPIVMIALAIILPLAAAVIQMAISRNREYMADEGSARLTAHPEWLQSALAKLSSYNAQGMVHEATPESAHMFIINPFAGKHISFASLFSTHPSTEDRIARLEELKFEIK
- a CDS encoding cupin domain-containing protein, whose translation is MKKSLSEIPSTPLQAGEGASMQMLISPEIAPHFAMRKFVIKKEGHMPFHTNTVEHEQYILKGKARVQLGDESFIAVKDDIIFVPAGVPHSYQVIGDEDYEFLCLVPNHEDTIEMVKATPRVECGC
- a CDS encoding RBBP9/YdeN family alpha/beta hydrolase — translated: MATSVLILPGYQGSGDEHWQTFWERENPDFKRVIQRDWDHPICKEWIEKLEEEVAQAGEEVVLVAHSLACLVIAHWDAQKMHSSIKGALLVAPPDPNSDVFPSNVEGFETTPMGLFDFPSIIIASTNDPYASLSYAQGLAKAWGSALVNVGDKGHINSFSDIGSWEEGYAYLGQLRRA
- a CDS encoding isochorismatase family protein, producing the protein MRIFAQQTAMLLVDVQERLFGHIEGHDELEKHLLVLLQGLQSLDIPIVCNQQYTKGLGETIQSIRLLLGDVEIYEKRTFSCCQNPDVMEALKALHVKRVIVAGVESHVCILQSVLDLLDAGFEVIVCADALGSRKAKDHELALLRMTQEGARVGSVESLLFELLRSADHAQFKTISNLVKAL
- a CDS encoding CheR family methyltransferase, yielding MWFFNKKKEPEIAQKHEVSAPKEFNTFGLHDLLHYIKREIGVDLFAKNSVIETKLRLFCERKEIYSFRKLFEALQSDKGLRQDLIDLVTVNETYFYREEAQLDMAVNFALAIPNVKILCAPCASGEEVYSLSMMMQERKREPRDFSITGIDINSEAIEKAQKGLFSERSLHKLEARLKEKFFTQEERYFSVKKEYFSSVSFTKVNIFEHEFLSLGKFDIIFSRNMLIYFDDDFRLKTIERFATLLKPEGKLFLGHADIIPDNNYFTKHTDHRLSYYVKKS
- a CDS encoding CheB methylesterase domain-containing protein, translated to MKPKIVLIGASTGGPGHLKKILSVIPATYNGSIIIAQHMNATFIPSFISQFQNELHLPVHAVDARMNLHASHVYICPQNCRLKQADCTRIEPMDEGETPYNPSIDSLFSSAVECIGHAEILAVLLTGIGHDGANGLSELQKHGAQCIAESEKSAIVYGMPKRAVEINPNITSFALDEIVQIIKTFGAS
- a CDS encoding leucyl aminopeptidase, whose protein sequence is MQIHLNNQKISETQADAKIVLVIDKNLDHASISDKETLTLLGFKGESEESLFVAESKTLYVGCDSLDADEIRLAAAKALDALKKTKLRSLCIGTYSNDCPGLNIKALVEGFILGSYTFDTYKSKKESSSIEKIIICLEDYSRVDVSMQTATEALRVATAIAEATNFAKAIVNATPEEMTPIALADVAQTLASIPNVTCKVMDETFLKEQGMNAFLAVNRASVHPPRLIHLTYKPENAKKRLVYVGKGLTYDSGGLSLKPSEHMVTMKADKSGAAAVMAILKGAATLALPYEIHAIIGATENMIGGNAYKPDDVLVAKNGKTIEVRNTDAEGRLVLADCLCYAQELGPDLLVDMATLTGACVVALGEFTTGIMGHSSELKHSMLKASTASGELSGSLPFNKYLKKLLKSSVADMSNISSSRYGGAITAGLFLDNFIEEAHKDKWLHLDIAGPAYIEKAWGYNQFGASGAGVRMNLYWMIDDTKRGDQ
- a CDS encoding DedA family protein, which encodes MSDFMNKHSGKLFALFMIVILSVLGYVLYMAPVEGLENKFLYLMKEYGYIILFFWGMLEGEMGLVMAGLLTHTGDMNLFLAIFVAGLGGFAGDQVYFYIGRFNKKFVYKKLRGQRRKLALAHLLLKRYGWPIIFIQRYLYGLRTVIPISIGLTRYSGKMFACINLISAWFWAALTIVPTWYFGQEILIVIHWAKEHWYFALPLAAIIGGGISYYFHKVTDKTFKEKHANTPQQSENQ